Proteins encoded by one window of Candidatus Nealsonbacteria bacterium CG07_land_8_20_14_0_80_39_13:
- the dprA gene encoding DNA-protecting protein DprA, with amino-acid sequence MTDGIQKVTINDAEFPKLLKKISDPPKELYFRGNFILNDDCFAVVGTRMCSPYGRQMAMEITGDLTEAGLTIVSGLAPGIDTCSHQSVLEKKGKTIAVLGTGPDDASIYPQINLKLAKDIVSSGGMLVSEYPPGTKGTRFAFPRRNRIITGLSMGVLVVEAKEKSGSLLSAGWAKKQKRKIFAVPGQVHSLNSKGCHCLIKQGAKLVENADDILRELSSFSFKRIQKKNLRGENEEENLLLKILEEEPLHTDKIIEKTKMPAGKIVGLLAILEIKGKVINLEEGIYAIKR; translated from the coding sequence ATGACTGATGGAATTCAGAAAGTTACAATTAATGACGCCGAGTTCCCAAAACTCCTGAAAAAAATTTCTGACCCGCCGAAAGAACTTTACTTCAGGGGAAATTTTATTTTGAATGATGATTGCTTCGCTGTTGTCGGAACGAGAATGTGCTCTCCTTATGGAAGACAGATGGCAATGGAAATAACCGGCGATTTGACCGAGGCCGGACTGACAATCGTCAGCGGACTGGCTCCGGGAATTGACACCTGTTCTCACCAATCAGTTTTAGAAAAAAAGGGCAAAACTATCGCTGTCTTGGGAACGGGTCCGGATGACGCCAGTATTTATCCTCAAATAAATCTGAAACTGGCTAAGGATATTGTTTCTTCAGGCGGGATGCTCGTTTCTGAATATCCTCCGGGAACAAAAGGGACGAGATTCGCTTTTCCCCGAAGAAACCGCATCATCACCGGACTATCCATGGGCGTCTTAGTTGTTGAGGCTAAAGAAAAATCCGGCTCCCTGCTTTCAGCCGGGTGGGCTAAAAAACAAAAAAGAAAAATTTTCGCCGTTCCCGGTCAAGTCCATTCCTTAAATTCCAAAGGCTGCCATTGCCTGATAAAACAAGGAGCTAAATTAGTTGAAAACGCCGATGATATTTTAAGGGAGCTAAGTTCTTTCAGCTTTAAAAGAATCCAAAAAAAGAATTTGAGGGGAGAAAACGAAGAAGAAAATTTACTCTTGAAAATTCTGGAAGAAGAACCCCTCCATACTGATAAAATTATTGAAAAAACAAAAATGCCGGCCGGAAAAATAGTTGGCTTGCTTGCTATTTTGGAAATAAAAGGTAAGGTAATAAATTTAGAAGAGGGAATTTATGCAATAAAACGCTAA